One Aegilops tauschii subsp. strangulata cultivar AL8/78 chromosome 7, Aet v6.0, whole genome shotgun sequence genomic window carries:
- the LOC109767346 gene encoding putative F-box protein At1g76830, whose protein sequence is MPDKKGATMLEDLPGEIMDMILIQLPSKDVGCCRVVNTSWRSATSTPKFMLEHHRRQPLVPIVDAHGRAVSHVVFGDIGGGTSSQELWPLVREGNLSFTLKGSCDGFLIIYHHTQPSFFICNPVTCKYVILPQPQGQFNFVIGFYRHHPTGEYRVLWFSRSHDSSKSSVYVLKVGSDKPRRIIVKIPTVHFSSGFSPPVHHRGSLHWWLSGSSDITGGCADIIVFDTEAESFRWMRSPGQHCPNSMLFDIKGTLAFWAGSTPASFSTMDVWVMQDYEAQIWAFKYRIELSTVEASRQLYLTSYKKKKRTPIDSMVQSFNDMAVLNERELLVRFNGKHVLHCDVDGKFLGLVKIGKNHCMRLAHYRLQESILPIPSHEMHQG, encoded by the exons ATGCCAGACAAGAAAGGCGCAACCATGCTTGAGGACCTGCCAGGGGAGATTATGGACATGATACTCATCCAATTGCCCTCCAAAGACGTCGGCTGTTGTCGAGTTGTCAACACGTCATGGCGCAGTGCCACATCCACCCCCAAATTCATGCTCGAACACCACCGCCGACAGCCATTGGTTCCCATTGTTGATGCGCATGGGCGGGCTGTCAGTCATGTCGTCTTTGGTGACATCGGTGGTGGCACCTCCAGTCAAGAGCTCTGGCCGTTGGTCCGGGAAGGCAATCTCAGTTTCACTCTCAAAGGCTCCTGCGATGGCTTCTTGATTATCTACCATCACACGCAACCCAGTTTCTTCATCTGCAACCCGGTCACCTGCAAGTATGTTATCCTACCGCAGCCTCAAGGGCAATTCAACTTCGTAATTGGTTTCTACCGCCACCATCCAACTGGAGAATATAGGGTGCTCTGGTTCTCTCGGTCACATGACTCGTCTAAATCCAGCGTATATGTCCTCAAAGTGGGATCTGACAAGCCAAGGCGCATCATAGTAAAAATTCCAACG GTGCACTTTTCATCCGGCTTTTCACCACCAGTCCACCACCGTGGCAGCCTGCACTGGTGGCTTTCTGGTTCCAGTGACATCACAGGAGGATGTGCAGACATTATTGTGTTTGACACAGAAGCTGAGTCATTCCGGTGGATGCGCAGTCCTGGCCAGCATTGCCCTAATAGCATGCTGTTTGATATAAAAGGGACGCTTGCATTCTGGGCCGGCTCGACTCCTGCTAGTTTCTCCACTATGGATGTCTGGGTGATGCAAGATTATGAGGCCCAAATCTGGGCTTTCAAGTATCGGATCGAACTGTCAACGGTGGAGGCATCACGTCAACTTTATTTAACTTCTtacaaaaagaaaaagagaacACCAATTGATTCAATGGTGCAGTCGTTCAATGATATGGCTGTGTTAAATGAGCGTGAGCTACTGGTCAGGTTCAATGGCAAACATGTGTTGCACTGTGACGTTGATGGCAAATTCTTAGGTTTGGTTAAAATTGGTAAGAATCATTGTATGCGGCTTGCTCATTACCGCCTCCAGGAGAGCATTCTTCCAATTCCCTCCCATGAGATGCATCAAGGTTAA